One genomic region from Spiroplasma endosymbiont of Polydrusus cervinus encodes:
- a CDS encoding DDE-type integrase/transposase/recombinase — translation MKENNIQAEYVKRMRRKILIKQNRNKNIIKYPDLVNRNFNYIKERFSILFTDVTYLIWNGKKHYQSTILDGYTKEIIDVKWSKFNNNKLVIDNLNDAINKIKKIKKDLNKIIIHSDHGYQYTSKDYNSKCLDNKIIISMDKNYYCADNIIIESFHSLLKKGTIHNKNYKSHNEYINDVKKWNKWYSNQKEKYIINESL, via the coding sequence ATGAAAGAAAATAATATTCAAGCTGAATATGTAAAGCGTATGCGTAGAAAAATATTAATAAAACAAAATAGAAATAAAAATATAATTAAATATCCTGATTTAGTAAATCGTAATTTTAATTATATTAAAGAAAGATTTTCAATTTTATTTACTGATGTAACTTATTTAATTTGAAATGGTAAAAAACATTATCAATCAACAATACTTGATGGATATACTAAAGAAATTATTGATGTAAAATGATCAAAATTTAATAATAACAAACTTGTAATTGATAATTTAAATGATGCAATTAATAAAATTAAAAAAATAAAAAAAGATTTAAATAAAATAATAATTCATTCAGATCACGGATATCAATATACATCTAAAGATTACAATAGTAAATGTTTAGATAACAAAATTATAATTTCAATGGATAAAAATTATTATTGTGCAGACAACATTATTATTGAAAGTTTTCATTCATTACTTAAAAAAGGAACAATCCATAATAAAAATTATAAATCTCATAATGAATATATTAATGATGTTAAAAAATGAAATAAATGATATTCAAACCAAAAAGAAAAATATATAATAAATGAAAGTTTGTAA
- a CDS encoding major tail protein codes for MDNKISYKTPKAIKGATSLALNIAENTTTIYADNIPYYIAHSNQGYTGTLTIIKPSDTFLEEIFGLIKDKNNIRFEKSNIQPKEMALGFEIDGDTVKRRIWLYRVNLKRSNETHNTKNENVEADTYSFEFNAFPRAEDNIIKSYISENTNKNIFNSWFNEVYK; via the coding sequence ATAGATAATAAAATCAGTTATAAAACACCAAAAGCAATTAAAGGTGCTACCAGTTTAGCGTTAAATATTGCTGAAAATACAACTACTATTTATGCTGATAATATTCCCTATTATATTGCTCATTCTAATCAAGGTTATACTGGAACATTAACTATTATTAAACCAAGTGATACATTTTTAGAAGAAATTTTTGGATTAATAAAAGATAAAAATAATATTAGATTTGAAAAATCAAATATTCAACCAAAAGAAATGGCATTGGGTTTTGAAATTGATGGTGACACCGTAAAACGAAGAATATGACTTTATCGAGTTAATTTAAAAAGGTCTAATGAAACACACAATACAAAAAATGAAAATGTTGAAGCAGATACTTATTCATTTGAATTTAATGCCTTTCCCAGAGCAGAAGATAATATTATTAAAAGTTATATTAGTGAAAATACTAATAAAAATATTTTTAATAGTTGATTTAATGAAGTATATAAATAA
- a CDS encoding bifunctional 5,10-methylenetetrahydrofolate dehydrogenase/5,10-methenyltetrahydrofolate cyclohydrolase, whose product MDKEKIIDGKVVSELIKTKVTAQVAKIKAAEQRIPALTIIQIGNYKASSTYIKNKKIACEKVGINCNVLNYLDTISEAALIKIIDELNNNAEIDAILIQLPLPEHINSEKIINTIATKKDVDGFTPEILGNLMLGHYNLLPGTPKGIMALFKHYQIQLSGQHAVILGRSNIVGKPLANLLINASATVTVCHSQTKDLTALTKQADILISAVGKAKFVTASMIKENAIVIDVGINRDEHNNLCGDVDFENILPKVKMITPVPGGVGPMTIASLLENILYLYHVYCKTKS is encoded by the coding sequence ATGGATAAAGAAAAAATAATTGATGGAAAAGTGGTTAGTGAATTAATTAAAACAAAAGTTACGGCACAAGTTGCAAAAATAAAAGCAGCAGAACAACGAATTCCTGCCTTAACTATTATTCAAATTGGTAATTATAAAGCAAGTAGTACTTACATTAAAAATAAAAAAATTGCTTGTGAAAAAGTTGGCATTAATTGTAATGTTTTAAATTATCTCGATACTATCTCTGAAGCAGCATTAATTAAAATTATTGATGAATTGAACAATAATGCAGAGATTGATGCTATTCTTATTCAACTTCCTTTACCAGAGCATATTAATAGTGAAAAAATTATTAATACAATTGCAACAAAAAAAGATGTTGATGGTTTCACACCTGAAATCTTGGGAAATTTAATGCTTGGTCATTATAATCTATTACCAGGAACACCCAAAGGAATTATGGCCCTGTTTAAACACTATCAAATTCAATTATCTGGGCAACATGCTGTCATTCTTGGCCGTAGTAATATTGTTGGAAAACCTCTTGCTAATCTCTTAATAAATGCCTCAGCAACAGTAACAGTTTGTCATTCACAAACAAAGGATTTAACTGCTTTAACAAAGCAAGCTGATATTTTAATTTCTGCAGTTGGAAAAGCAAAATTTGTAACAGCATCAATGATTAAAGAAAATGCTATTGTTATTGATGTTGGTATTAATCGGGATGAACATAATAATTTATGTGGCGATGTTGATTTTGAAAATATTTTACCAAAAGTAAAAATGATTACCCCCGTCCCTGGTGGGGTTGGGCCAATGACAATTGCCTCATTATTAGAAAATATCTTATATCTTTACCATGTATACTGTAAAACTAAATCATAA
- the ligA gene encoding NAD-dependent DNA ligase LigA: MTFEQAKNRSLVLKEQLEKWNYEYYVNDNPSVSDQEYDQAMQELIAIEQQYSELITIDSPTQRVSGEVSEKFNKYVHTSPMLSLGNAFNYDDLIHFDEQIKELTGLSEVEYTCELKIDGLSISLVYEEHLLVMGVTRGDGLIGEDVTVNIKKIKSIPLSIDQPNLTVRGEVYLSIEEFNNINKERVKNGEPEFANPRNAAAGTLRQLDSAIVAKRNLNAFLYYYVNAAQDGIQSQQAALQQLEQLKFKTNPEYRYCPNIATVWAYIQEYESKRHQLGYEIDGIVIKVNNLNLYNRIGYTAKNPKWAIAYKFPAEVVVTNLLNIFPSVGRTGRITYNAILEPVRIAGTVVRAATLHNADFITERDIRIGDAVQVKKAGDIIPEVINYVAGQRQSKTPKWQEATHCPECQSLLERVEGEVDQYCINSICPKKIMRGLEHYCSRNAMNIEGVSEKIIERLFKLGYLKSFSDLYQLEKYRTKIIELENFGDKSFENMINSINNSKNNSLERLLFGLGIRHVGQKTAKLLARQFKTIDNLATMQIEQLVVINDVGPIVAASVVDYFAIPANQQELALLRQRGIKIEYIVSNQHLIQKFENYRFVITGVLSKPREYFKELIESYGGQVSESVSAKTTYLLAGADAGNKLVKSQKLNVKIISEEEFKQLLTKEK; encoded by the coding sequence ATGACTTTTGAACAAGCAAAAAACCGCAGTTTAGTACTAAAAGAACAATTAGAAAAATGAAATTATGAATATTATGTTAATGATAATCCTAGCGTTAGTGACCAAGAATATGATCAAGCAATGCAAGAATTAATTGCCATTGAACAACAATATAGCGAACTGATTACAATTGATTCCCCGACCCAACGTGTTTCGGGTGAAGTTAGTGAAAAGTTTAATAAATATGTTCATACAAGTCCAATGTTAAGTTTAGGAAATGCTTTTAATTATGATGATTTAATTCATTTTGATGAACAAATTAAAGAATTAACTGGTTTATCTGAAGTTGAATATACTTGTGAATTAAAAATTGATGGGTTATCAATTTCTTTAGTTTATGAGGAACATTTGTTAGTAATGGGGGTAACCAGGGGGGATGGTCTTATTGGCGAAGATGTTACTGTTAACATTAAAAAAATTAAATCAATTCCCTTAAGCATTGACCAACCAAATTTAACAGTGCGTGGGGAAGTTTATTTATCAATTGAAGAATTTAATAATATTAACAAAGAACGAGTTAAAAATGGCGAGCCAGAATTTGCTAATCCACGCAATGCTGCTGCTGGAACATTGCGGCAACTAGATTCCGCAATTGTTGCGAAACGAAATTTAAATGCTTTTCTATATTACTATGTTAATGCAGCGCAAGATGGAATTCAATCACAACAGGCAGCTTTACAACAGTTAGAGCAATTAAAATTTAAAACAAATCCTGAATATCGCTATTGTCCAAATATTGCGACGGTTTGAGCCTATATTCAAGAGTATGAGTCAAAACGTCATCAGTTAGGATATGAAATTGATGGGATTGTTATTAAAGTTAATAACTTAAATTTATATAATCGGATTGGTTATACGGCTAAAAATCCAAAATGAGCAATTGCTTATAAATTCCCAGCAGAAGTGGTCGTTACAAACTTATTAAATATTTTTCCGTCAGTTGGCCGAACTGGCCGAATTACTTATAATGCTATTCTTGAGCCAGTACGGATTGCGGGAACAGTTGTTCGTGCTGCAACATTACATAATGCTGATTTTATTACTGAACGCGATATTCGAATTGGTGACGCGGTGCAAGTTAAAAAAGCTGGTGATATTATTCCAGAAGTGATTAATTATGTTGCAGGGCAGCGCCAGAGTAAAACTCCCAAATGACAAGAAGCGACCCATTGTCCTGAATGTCAGTCATTATTAGAACGGGTTGAAGGGGAAGTTGACCAATATTGTATTAATTCTATTTGTCCAAAAAAAATTATGCGTGGGTTAGAACATTATTGCTCACGCAATGCAATGAACATTGAAGGAGTTAGTGAAAAAATTATTGAACGATTATTTAAATTAGGGTATTTAAAAAGTTTTAGTGATTTATACCAATTAGAGAAATATCGGACAAAAATTATTGAATTAGAAAATTTTGGTGATAAATCATTTGAAAATATGATTAATTCAATTAATAATTCAAAAAATAATTCATTAGAGCGGTTATTATTTGGATTAGGAATTCGCCATGTTGGTCAAAAAACAGCTAAATTATTAGCCCGCCAATTTAAAACAATTGATAATTTAGCAACAATGCAGATTGAACAACTGGTCGTTATTAATGATGTTGGTCCAATTGTGGCAGCAAGTGTTGTTGATTATTTTGCAATTCCAGCGAACCAACAAGAACTGGCATTATTACGTCAAAGAGGGATTAAAATCGAATATATTGTTTCAAATCAACATTTAATTCAAAAATTTGAAAATTATCGTTTTGTTATTACTGGTGTTTTATCAAAACCACGAGAATATTTTAAAGAATTAATTGAAAGTTATGGTGGGCAAGTTTCAGAAAGCGTTAGTGCCAAAACAACTTATTTATTAGCGGGGGCAGATGCGGGTAATAAATTAGTGAAATCACAAAAATTAAATGTTAAAATTATTAGTGAAGAAGAATTTAAACAATTATTAACTAAGGAGAAATAA
- the gatC gene encoding Asp-tRNA(Asn)/Glu-tRNA(Gln) amidotransferase subunit GatC, translating to MARITKEVLQFLAHDIMLDLQDEELTNLSQEFDVILKQMDLVQKIDTTNVHSMHFPFDLTVNYLREDDAIDVAPQTEILTAAPQKKTDYIVINKVVK from the coding sequence ATGGCAAGAATTACGAAAGAAGTGCTACAATTTTTAGCACATGATATTATGTTAGATTTACAAGATGAGGAATTAACTAATTTAAGTCAAGAATTTGATGTTATTTTGAAACAAATGGATTTAGTGCAAAAAATTGATACAACTAATGTTCATTCAATGCATTTTCCCTTTGATTTAACAGTTAATTATTTGCGAGAAGATGATGCGATTGATGTTGCACCCCAAACGGAAATTTTAACGGCCGCGCCTCAAAAAAAAACTGATTATATTGTAATTAATAAGGTGGTTAAATAA